From a single Microbacterium murale genomic region:
- a CDS encoding dihydrodipicolinate synthase family protein — protein sequence MAPTLHGLMPILATPFDETGALDRVSLRRLVEFELASGVDGVAVFGMASEGFALTGDERRVILDDVVGIVAGRVPVIAGVNGTSTATSIEQALVAEEGGADALMVLPPFMVKPPAATLVDFYGDVASATSLSIMVQDAPGVTAVTMPPSLIAELARLDGVDSVKIESPPTAPKVGAVVDAIGDADFAVLGGQNAQFCLEEYARGAVGTMPACEFSDLLAPVLAHFTAGRVEQARADFRRMLPLVLVGLQGGIAWAVHKEVLVARGIIEHATVRYPAARLDAGSRAAVDLVIEELELPPLPIAIRV from the coding sequence ATGGCTCCGACGCTCCACGGCTTGATGCCGATCCTGGCCACTCCTTTCGATGAGACGGGCGCGCTCGACCGCGTGAGCCTTCGCCGCCTGGTCGAGTTCGAGCTCGCCTCCGGCGTCGACGGCGTGGCCGTCTTCGGAATGGCGAGCGAAGGATTCGCGCTCACAGGCGACGAGCGACGCGTCATCCTCGACGATGTCGTCGGCATCGTCGCAGGCCGCGTGCCCGTGATCGCCGGGGTGAACGGCACCTCGACCGCCACCTCGATCGAGCAGGCCCTTGTCGCCGAAGAGGGCGGCGCCGACGCCCTCATGGTGCTGCCGCCGTTCATGGTCAAGCCGCCGGCGGCCACCCTCGTGGACTTCTACGGCGACGTCGCGTCCGCAACATCACTGTCGATCATGGTGCAGGATGCCCCCGGCGTCACGGCCGTCACCATGCCGCCCTCGCTCATCGCTGAGCTCGCACGACTCGACGGCGTCGACTCGGTGAAGATCGAGTCGCCACCCACAGCGCCCAAGGTCGGCGCAGTCGTAGATGCCATCGGCGACGCCGACTTCGCGGTGCTCGGCGGGCAGAACGCGCAGTTCTGCCTCGAGGAGTACGCCCGGGGTGCCGTCGGCACGATGCCCGCATGCGAGTTCTCCGACCTGCTCGCTCCTGTACTCGCGCACTTCACCGCGGGGCGCGTCGAACAGGCGCGCGCAGACTTCCGTCGTATGCTCCCTCTCGTGCTGGTAGGGCTGCAGGGCGGCATCGCATGGGCGGTGCACAAGGAGGTCCTCGTCGCGCGCGGCATCATCGAGCACGCGACCGTCCGGTACCCGGCAGCGCGCCTGGATGCCGGCAGCCGTGCCGCCGTCGACCTCGTGATCGAGGAGCTCGAGCTTCCTCCCCTGCCGATCGCGATCCGCGTGTGA
- a CDS encoding SMP-30/gluconolactonase/LRE family protein, with protein MSRTTPSRTVEIISGERYVQAESPRWDGRDGGLAWIDMATGSLHRGLLVEGTVVPVSAVKVGAQIGAPIPLAEPGAGWAVAVDRDFVHVGDDGTVTPIATGIAAAGSYMNDGGGDPFGRFWVGSQSMPRAPHCALWSIDPEGAATERLGGVTVSNGLAFSPTGETLYYIDTLPHRSIEAFDVAPDGQLKNRRTVCEVEGGNPDGMTIDLEGMLWVAVWDAGEVRRYSPSGALLETIELPATRPTAVALVDRLLVITTASVGLSHPTDADGALLGVDVEVGGAPAFPWRGKSPSVSDDIRFR; from the coding sequence ATGTCGCGCACCACGCCCTCACGAACCGTCGAGATCATCTCGGGGGAGCGATACGTGCAGGCCGAGTCCCCTCGGTGGGACGGCCGCGATGGAGGGCTGGCCTGGATCGACATGGCGACGGGATCGCTCCATCGGGGGCTTCTCGTCGAGGGAACGGTCGTGCCGGTATCGGCGGTGAAGGTCGGCGCGCAGATCGGTGCACCGATTCCGCTGGCTGAGCCGGGGGCCGGGTGGGCGGTCGCCGTCGATCGTGACTTCGTGCACGTGGGGGACGACGGGACGGTCACGCCGATCGCTACAGGCATTGCCGCAGCCGGAAGCTACATGAACGACGGCGGTGGCGATCCGTTCGGACGCTTTTGGGTCGGCAGCCAGTCCATGCCCAGGGCTCCGCACTGTGCGCTGTGGAGCATCGATCCCGAGGGCGCAGCCACGGAACGGCTTGGAGGGGTGACCGTGTCGAACGGGCTCGCGTTCAGCCCGACCGGCGAGACGCTGTACTACATCGACACGCTTCCGCACCGGAGTATCGAGGCGTTCGATGTCGCGCCCGACGGGCAGCTCAAGAATCGGCGCACCGTGTGCGAGGTCGAGGGCGGCAATCCGGACGGGATGACGATCGATCTCGAGGGGATGCTCTGGGTCGCGGTCTGGGATGCCGGCGAGGTGCGCCGCTACTCACCGTCGGGTGCACTGCTGGAGACGATCGAGCTCCCGGCGACTCGTCCCACCGCCGTAGCGCTGGTCGATCGACTGCTCGTGATCACGACGGCGAGCGTGGGTCTGTCGCACCCCACTGATGCAGACGGTGCGCTGCTCGGAGTGGACGTCGAAGTCGGCGGTGCCCCAGCGTTCCCGTGGCGCGGAAAGTCGCCGTCGGTCTCTGACGACATCCGGTTCCGGTGA